One window from the genome of Spiractinospora alimapuensis encodes:
- a CDS encoding sulfotransferase family protein, whose protein sequence is MTQQPYILVVNSRVVHRPLFLIGAPHSGVEVLARALGHCAGLYLTSGRPAVLQAIYALARRPSITHGRAAGTAAMLRDAFATAWQLTTDSCPDCSPRARPGTAPWDVDATLCRHGRGMEAFGDASPDLLYSAEALALTFPDARFVQVIRDGRDAVASMLGDSQMMSWFRTDVVARLDELPHPFFGIETEEDKAGYGELSNAARCALRWRSAIRLSARLRSELAEDRMITIRYEEIPGNEVAVAERLTSFVGRGVSASELMTDTSYRIGMWRRGLDRDQYAHVRTTAGTELARLGYT, encoded by the coding sequence ATGACGCAACAGCCCTACATTCTGGTGGTCAACTCCCGGGTTGTGCACCGCCCCCTGTTCCTGATCGGGGCACCGCACTCGGGAGTCGAGGTACTGGCCCGCGCCCTGGGCCACTGCGCGGGTCTCTACCTCACGTCCGGTCGACCCGCCGTGCTGCAGGCGATCTACGCCCTGGCCCGCCGCCCCTCGATCACGCACGGGCGCGCGGCGGGCACCGCCGCCATGTTGCGGGACGCCTTCGCCACGGCGTGGCAGCTCACCACCGACAGTTGCCCGGACTGCTCGCCCCGGGCGCGACCCGGCACCGCACCGTGGGACGTCGACGCCACCCTGTGCCGGCATGGGCGCGGGATGGAGGCGTTCGGTGACGCCAGCCCGGACCTGCTGTACTCGGCCGAGGCCCTCGCGCTGACCTTTCCCGACGCCCGCTTCGTCCAGGTGATCCGCGACGGGCGGGACGCCGTCGCCTCGATGCTGGGCGACAGCCAGATGATGTCGTGGTTCCGTACCGACGTCGTGGCTCGGCTGGACGAACTCCCCCACCCGTTCTTCGGGATCGAGACCGAGGAGGACAAGGCGGGTTACGGAGAGCTGTCCAACGCCGCGCGGTGCGCCCTGCGCTGGCGCAGCGCGATCCGCCTCTCCGCCCGGCTGCGCAGTGAGCTGGCCGAGGACCGGATGATCACGATCCGCTACGAGGAGATCCCGGGCAACGAGGTCGCGGTCGCGGAGCGACTGACGAGCTTCGTCGGGCGGGGGGTCTCCGCCTCGGAGCTCATGACCGACACCAGCTACCGGATCGGCATGTGGCGACGCGGACTCGACCGAGATCAGTACGCCCATGTCCGCACCACCGCGGGGACGGAACTCGCGCGGCTCGGCTACACCTGA